AATTATTACAGTCGGTATGGGATACCGTCGTGCTTTGGTAGCTAGAACCGGGCTCTATGTGAGAAAAAAAGAAGAAATTCCACCGGCAATGGAAGGAATTGTTGAGAATTTTTACACTCCCTATTTTAAAGCTCTCTGTAATTGGTATGAGGCTCTTCATATTGGAGCTTTAGGAGATGAAGTATTTCAGGCGGTTAAGAAATCAATCGGTGATTTTAAAGCATTTGGCATCGGTTTAAATCCAGGCCATCTTACTCATACCGAGGAATGGACCAATAGTATTTTCTTTCAAGGATCAACCCACCAGATTAAATCAGGAATGGCTCTTCAATGTGATATTATCGCATTTCCCGGTGAGCCCTACGGGGGTGTTCATATAGAAGATGGTTTGTTTGTCGCTGATGAGGCAACTCGAGAGATAATACAAGTACAGTATCCAGATTCATGGAAGCGAATTGAAAAACGACGAAAAATAATGAAAGAAACATTAAGTATTCATATCGCTGATGAGGTCATGCCCACCTCTGATATCCAAGCGATGCTATTCCCCTATATGGGGAATACGAAGATTGTCTTAAAAAAGTAATGAGATAAAAAATATTTTTATGGTGGTGATTATAACTTGAATAAAAATTCTGCTATTAGAAAAGATATTGGAAAGAACATTATAGATACTCATTGTCATATAGGGAATACACCTTATGTATCACAAACAGCAGAAGAATTATTAGACGAAATGGATAGTTTGGGAGTTAGTATGGCGGTTCTTTGCCCAATGGGAGCAAATATTGTTTGTAAAAACCAAGAAGGTAATGAATTAATTAGCAACGCGATTAAAAAATATCCCGAGAGGTTTATTGGATTTGCTTCTGTTAACCCTTGGTTTGGGAAGGAAGCCATTTACGAGCTAAAAAGAAGCATCAACGATTTAGGTTTATCTGGTCTAAAACTTCATCCTCCAATGCAAGGATTTCAAGCGAATGAAAGAATTGTTTTCCCAGTAATTGAAGAAGCAATACAGCTCAAAATTCCTATCTACATTCACTCAGGAACTCCAGTTTTTTCTCTACCGTTACAAATACTTGAGCTTTCTCTAAGATATCCTGAAGGAATATTTATTTTAGGACATATGGGAGGAGCAGACTTCTTTTTGGATATTCCTTTATCGTTTAACCGGGTATCAAATGTTTATTTGGAAACATCTTTAACTTGTCATCCGGTTTTTGTATCTGAGGCAGTTAATAAGATTGGAGCCGATCGCTTATTGTTTGGTTCCGACTCTCCAACATCTCAAATTAAAGCTGAATTAGAAAAAATAAAAGTTCTTAACTTTGAGGAGGAAGTTCTAAATAAAATCTTGTGGGGTAATGCTTATCGTCTCTTTAAAAATGCAAAGTTGGACTTTGTTCAGGGATCAAGCATAGAAGATCATATAAGAAATCATGAATTAGCTGGAATAGATAAATTTATTTTATTTACAATAGGTGGTTTGTTTAGTGATTTTATAAAGTCGAATGATGAAATAGCAGAAGTAGCCAATAATTACCCTACAAAGATTATCCCTTTTGGAACAATAAACCCCTGGTATGAAGAAGAATCATTAGAAGAAATAAATAGATGTATAAAGGACCTTCATTTTAAAGGATTTAAATTACATCCTTGGATGACAGGTTTTCCAATAAATTCTGATCTTATGGACACCATGATGAAGGAAATATCAAAGTTTAATGTACCGGTTATCGTTCATTCAGGAACACCTCCGTGGTCAGAACCCCTACAAATAGCCGAGCTTGCATATAGATTCCCCAAAGTTAAGTTCATTATGGCGCATATGGGCATCACGGATTTGTGGAAAGAAGCGATTGATGCTGCTCGCATGTGTAACAATATTTGGTTAGAAACCTCTGGAGTTCCAAGTCATCCAATTAAGTTAGCAGTGGAAGAAATTGGAGCCGATAGGATAGTATTTGGTTCCGATTCTCCTTATGGAGGTCAGGGAGGCCATATTTTTCAATTAAATAAAATAAAATTTCTCGATTTAAAGGAAGAAGATGAAAGTCTTATTCTGGGAAAGAATTTAAGCAAAATACTCGATATAAATTCATAGGTTGGTAAAAATGAGAGTTTTTCATTTTAAAAATTCTTTATCAAAAACAAGATCGCCTTTTATTGGGTTTTTATTTTTACTCCCAGTATTAATTTTCATATCAATTTATTTTATTTATCCTTTTATCTATAATATTTCTCTTGGTTTTCAAAAAATAGATGTGATGTCTTTTGTCTCTGGAGAGAGCAAATATAATGGATTGGATAATTATCGTGAATTATTTAAACTACCAGCATTTAA
This genomic window from Candidatus Atribacteria bacterium ADurb.Bin276 contains:
- a CDS encoding Amidohydrolase, coding for MNKNSAIRKDIGKNIIDTHCHIGNTPYVSQTAEELLDEMDSLGVSMAVLCPMGANIVCKNQEGNELISNAIKKYPERFIGFASVNPWFGKEAIYELKRSINDLGLSGLKLHPPMQGFQANERIVFPVIEEAIQLKIPIYIHSGTPVFSLPLQILELSLRYPEGIFILGHMGGADFFLDIPLSFNRVSNVYLETSLTCHPVFVSEAVNKIGADRLLFGSDSPTSQIKAELEKIKVLNFEEEVLNKILWGNAYRLFKNAKLDFVQGSSIEDHIRNHELAGIDKFILFTIGGLFSDFIKSNDEIAEVANNYPTKIIPFGTINPWYEEESLEEINRCIKDLHFKGFKLHPWMTGFPINSDLMDTMMKEISKFNVPVIVHSGTPPWSEPLQIAELAYRFPKVKFIMAHMGITDLWKEAIDAARMCNNIWLETSGVPSHPIKLAVEEIGADRIVFGSDSPYGGQGGHIFQLNKIKFLDLKEEDESLILGKNLSKILDINS